The genome window aatcaTCCTAGGATTGAGGCACTCAGGTCACTAGGATAAAAGAAGCTTCGAAGAACTCAGcccaacaaatgaaaaaagacacacacactaTGGTTCATATGAAAATTCAAAACAGGAAAAAGGTAAGACTCTAAAAAGAAATGGCATTAGAATAgggtaagatttcttttttttaaattttaagtagtAGATTTTTAATAGAGATTTAACACCTGAAACTTAATGAtcaaaaaagacatattttgAACAGTCTACATGTTGCTGTGGtatgtaaaaaattaaatataacagCATTATAGATATGGTTTGGCATATCTAAATATATGGAGTAGGATTTCTTAACAGGAGATTTTTAAAGACAATGGAGTAATGCCTTcacaactgaaaggaaaaaaatgacttccAAAACAGAATTCTAAACCCAGCCAACTAAAAATTAAGTGTGAGGTTAGAAGGTAGATATTTCAGACATTTACCTCTCAGCTATCCTTTTGTATGAAGTAACAAAAAAAGTGCTCTAACAAAAAGGAGTAAAGTAAGAAGAGGATATAGGATCTAGGAAACAAGAACTCAaaagagcaaaagaagaaaaggaagacccAGGAGCAGTTTGTATAAGTGGCCTAAAATTAATCAGACCAGAAAAGGATGGAGGTTTCTGGGACTGAAATCTCCAAAGGGGTGTGGGGGtagcaatgacatggatggacaaACAGGACACAATCCAAATCAATAGATTGTTTTTGCACTGGAAAATAATGTTGTTAGGGATATAAGAGAGCTGACAGCAGAAGCAGAATAAAGAGGATAAAAGGAaaactaagtaaataaaaatgagtcAATTATCAACTTCAAGTAAGAAGTTGTACAAGGAAAGGTAATCATAGACATGACTTGGCTCAGTGGGGAACGATATTTAAATAATTAGCATAATATAAACACTGATTTCTGAGTTATCTAAAAATTGTGACAAAACAATGttggaaaaatgaggaaaaggaaagttATTTGGCATGTGTATGAGTGTTTTAACAAAATTCTAATCTACAGGAAGTCAACAGATTATAAAACTAACAAATCAAAGAATATCTGTTTAAGTAACTTAATTACTTGGAAATAGAAAGGAGTATTACAGAAACAACTAAAATTGATAGTGATTCCCTATGACCAACAGACTATGCCCTTTTTGACAAGCCAAAGTAACAGTAGCTGCTAGGTACCAAGTACATGGCATTCTGCTAGGTGATCTATACTTAAGTTATTCCCTGGGaccctcacaataaccctgtagGTGAATAATGTCAGACCCTATCAACACAGGAGGAAGCTGAGTCTCAGGAAGCATACATGACTCATCCACAGCTAcaaagctggtaagtggcagagccaagattccaATTCAGATTTGGCTGCCTGTAAAGTATGTGCTTTTAACTGTTATTCTATACTAGCTCTAAGGGGGACACATCTCTGGGATTCCAACCCCACCTTACCTCCTCCACATCTTCATCCAACTGCTCATTTGGATCCACTTCTCTTACTAAGTCTTGTAATTTCTTCTTGGTCAATACCTAAAGTTAATTGGGAGAAGATTTTTCAGCCAACTATTGAGGAAACAAAACTCATTACTCTATAATAAAGAAAGGCTAtcaatttgtttgttttagtttctaCTTTCCAAAGAATTAAGTCAGGCCTACCTGGTGGCAACGCAACAAGACTACACTCTCCAGACAGAAGTAGTCGAGGGAGAAGCAGGAAGGGCAGTTTGGAAAAGAGGCCAACATCTCTCATCTCATCAGTTTATTTCAGCCTCATCTCTTTTTCTCACTGTGCCTTACCTTCCCTCTACACTGAATAATTTGAGATTTTCTGACCACCATAAATTGTACTGATGCCCCTGGTGCCATTGAACATGCTCCCACTTTTCTTCCTACCTCCTCAGCTCATGATGCTTCACTCAGCTAACTCAGGTTAAAGGAACCACTTCCTCCTTTGACCTCTGCTCTACTGTGTGTGCCCTTCTGTCATGGTGTATATTTATAACCTTGCCTATTTCTGACTTAGGCTAAAAGCTCCCTCAGGGTAGGGAACATGTGTTCATTTCTGTAAAactaaatatttgtataaatgtGTACAACTATTATCCCTCTTTCATAAAGGAAATATGTCACATatatatgcctttaaaaaaaataaaaagacatacatTAAAATgctaatcatagttatttttgaGTAGTGTATAATTATAGGccatttattatttctgtatAATAATGAAATTacacttatttcttatttcttgggGCTCTAGAGGGATCATGGGTAGAAAGAGGGGGTCAGATTTTAGAATCACTTCAGAAGATTAATAATAGCAGCAGCTGGATGAACTAGAAGACTGGAGGCAACAGTacatttattacaaaaataatgaatggtgaatccattaattattttactttaataattACATAgcacatatatatgaaaacttGTCATAGGCAAGGTGGTGttactgtgtgtgtatatggctATGCATGtattgtgcatatatatatatatgcctgtgTATACCCACATATGCTACAGAGTAAAATTGGATAAACATTGTGCATAATAATCAATAAAGAACTTCAGAAATCCAAAGGAGGAAAAAGACCTTGTTTTTCAGCTGAGAGAAAAGGCAGCATCTGAGACAGATATCTCTCAAAGTACTACTGATATGATAACAGATGAGAGGTacctacagagaggaaaaaggaggatGATACCTGATTGTTTTCAGGGCTGAGACGCCCTCCTGTCCCAGGAGTGCCTGGAATTTTTACCACTGTCGTGCTATTGGCCATGGAGCCTTGTGGAGGGGTGCTGGCTGGCTCCGGTTTTATGGATGAGAAATTGGAAAGGTTGATTAGGGCTGAGGGGCCAAACTGGTTCATAATCTGCCGAGCTTTGGACTTCAGCTCATAGAGCTTATCAAGATCTTGTTTCTTTTTGGAGCTGTGAGGACCGAGGCCAATCAACTGTAGAAGGAAAACAAGAGAATTAGCTCCAGAAGCACCTGTAACAAATGGtgagttttaaaagtaaaattatatgaGGTCCATCAGACTTTGAAGAGTCTTCAGTACATCTGAGATAGTGACCATTTGACACCTGCACATtaaaaatggagggaatgaaGAATCCTTGTTGCTCTCACCTGGTATTTAGAAAACATCTCTTCTCCAAAAGCTAAATGAAATAGTCAACAAAATTGAAATATggaagaaagtaaatgaaaagagGTATCTTATGTACAAAAATAAGTTAGAATGACTAGAACACTTTTAAAGACTTTGTAAAAACAGAATATGGTTAAGTACTACATGCATTATTTTTGACCATCAAATAAtgttaaattcaaataaattatgGCACAGTCACGTACTTAAAACTCAGTCACAAAACCTCAGAAAATAGATTAGCTCTTTTTGGCATTTCAAAACATGCTAAAGTCTATGTCAGGGCTATGTCTAACACACATAAGCTCTAGCAATTGTTAGTGTAagctcttctttttctcatcaAGAACACATTTTCTCTGAGTGTTAGCAATCTTGAAGTACATGCAGAGTCCCTAGCCTGGAGTAGCCAAGACTCCTAAATTTTAGAGCCTTGATGTTGACCATGGACCTCAGCTTTGGTGTCATCAAGTTCACGAGCACATTCACCAAGTTTCGCCCGCAGTGGCCTCAAGGAGCTTACTTACAGCTATCTGAGTGTCTAGATCTTTAATAACATCAGCAACAGCCGTGAGCCCGGTGAAATGAGAGGCAGCCATTTTCAAAAGCTACCTGTAAATGAACAACTGGCATCAAGCACCAATCTTGCCACAGAACCACTTCATTTGCAAAGCCTGGTACATCTTCGTCAACCAGGATCCAGGCAAACTGGATGTGGAGAAACATTTCTCCTTATTCATACAGGGTGCCAAGACAAATATCTCCAACCCTTTCACAtatgattttgaaaattaattaatgatGATAATAGTAACAGAGACTTTCTTCCAATAAAATGAATGTTCTATCTTTAGGGATAAACTAACTGCATATGAAACACTTTATTGGCGGAAACTGTGGAATCTGAACCTGCAGGAATCATGGCAATGGGTTTCAGAACTTGATAAAGCTTAGCAACCTAAGTGAGTATCTGCATCTATTCTGCTCTTGCCTGTACTGCTGAGTTCCTTCCACAAGCTGTCTAACTCTCTAATATGAACAATCACCTTCTCCTGGTTTACCCTTAATAAAAGCAACTAACTATACACTGGTTAAATGACCAAGAGCCAGCTGAGGGGGACAACAGAGCATCAGGATCActtgttttttttaaccatatgTGGTCCATATCTCCTTTCCCCTTACCCACAAATATTACCTATGGGAAAATCAGAGTAGGAAAATATGTTAACATGGTAATAGTTGCTCTAATGTTATAAAAGCGAACTATTTTCCCAGAGCAAGTTCTATGAAAAAAAGCCTTATTAAAGATTATCAGTATGTTCACCACACTGAATATACTATACCTTACCTCTCAAATAACATTCTCAACCTTCAAGGAACTTCCCAAATAGTATTGAGTATTGCTCAAAATAAGTGGAAGCCTTTTTTTACAATAGAGATTTTGGAATAATGGGAATTATTGTGATAAGATCTGGAGACAAAAAATATAGCCTATCTTCATAATACAAACATGAATAATCACATATCAAATAGTAATTAATCTTAAAGAATAGCTTCAAATGGCTATTAATCAGATCAGTTACTTTTGTGAATAAGTGGACTCTGTATAATGTAAGAAAAACCAAAGTTTCTCCCTAAGACTACTAGATGGCAATTTACCATACTCATTGATCTTGTTGagaatgaaacaatacttttgCATTTTCAGTAATTCTGGGCAAGTGAACTACTTCTTctattagaacaaaacaaaacaaagcagatgaTAACCAGACACCCATTACCAGACTGACATTGCCCTTAGTGTCCTAGATCGTTTCTTTATTTCACTGGATAACATACTGGGATGGGTGATTATTACATGGGTTTATACAACTGTCAAACTCATCACACTGAATATTTAAGacctgtacattttttaaaaaataagtatctttaagtttttttttctgtcattttttttctgtcattcccAATTGGCTTTAAAAATCATCTAGTACATTTTTTTCAGATACTGTGCTTTCAgttatagaaaattttaattgctaattaattaattttaattaaagtaccattgatatacaatataaaggtttcacatgagcaacattgtggttactacattcatccatattataaagtccccctcaccccattgcaatcactgtccatcagtgtactaagatgatatagagtcactacttgtcttctctgtgctatatcgCCTTCCCCGTGAACtatctacattatgtgtgcttgtCATAatgccccttcatccccttctccctccttctccctgccctccccaaccccttccctttggtaaccactagtcccttcttggagtccgtgactctgctgctgttttgttcctccagttttgctttgttgttatactccacaaatgacggaaatcatttggcacttgtctttctccgcctggcttatttcactgagcataataccctctagctccatccatgttgttgcaaatggtaggatttgttttcttcttatggctgaataatattccattgtgtatatgtaccacatctcctttatctattcatctattgacggatacttaggttgtttccgtatcttggctattgtaaatagtgttgcgataaacataggggtgcatatgtctttttgaattagagatcttgttttcttcgggtaaattcctaggagtggaattcctaggtcaaatggtatttctatttttagttttttgagaaacctccatactgctgtccacaatggttgaactaatttacattcccaccagcagtgtaggagggttcccctttctctgtatcctcactagcatttgttgttgtttgtcttttggatgttggccatcttaagacctatatattttactgtatgtaaactATACTATgattaaggaaaataaatcaaatcCCCCCAAATAGGTATAAGTTTGCACTCCTATGCATTTatctcagaaaaatgaaaacttgtggTCCACACAAACCTATATACTAATGCTCATAGTATATACCAATATGGAAGAGATAATTATTGAGTAAGTGGTGGCATATGACTGAGTACATCTGGAAAACATCTATTTTCAagttcaaaatttaaatatttggtcTATCTGGGATAAGAAGAGGTATATACACTTCTTTCTTCATACGCTCCACCATTCCAGATGGATcagacatttaaattttaaatataaaatcatatactAGATAAAAtataagagattttaaaaaattactctgaAACCTAAACCTCACagtttacacaaaaattaactcaaaatggatcatagagttaaatgtaaaatgtataactataaaacttttaggaaaaaacaggagaaaacctGAGCTGTAGAAAGGCAGAAACTTTACTTGACACCAAAAGAATgaccaataaaaggaaaaactaataAACTGGCTctcatcaaatttaaaaagtttcctCTATGAAAGCCCATGTGGAAAGCAGGCAAAGACAAgctacaaactgggagaaaatatttacaaactacAAATTCAACAAAAGACTGTAtataatgtataaagaactctcaaaattcaacagtttttaaagtaattaaattagaaaatggacaaaagacatgaccagatatttcaccaaagaggatatacaaatgacaaataaatacatgaaaagatatccaacatcattagtcatcaaagaaaggcaaattaaaactaaaataagatGTAACTACACACTTATCAGAAtgggtaaaattaaaaattgtgacaacaccaaatgttgacaaggatgcagagaaagcagatcactcatacactgctagtgggaacaTAAATGGGATAGCTATTTGTAAAATGGTTTGCAGTTTCCTAAAAATCTAAATACGTACTGTCACAGAGCAGCCTAAAGAGAGATGAAGACTAAATGGAAAAACTTAAGATCTgaataaactatggacttcaattaataataatgtatcaatgttgGTTCATGAGTTTTAACAAAGGTACCATTCCACCATAGATGTTAATAATGGAGAGAGTGCGTgcagggtatatgggaactctgtataAGCTTCCAAAAATTTTTCTACAAATCTAAAACTTTTCTAAGAcatgatttattaaaaaatagaaaaataaatcactaaTACACAAAACAATAGGAATGaaccttaaaatatttaagtggaaaaaataaaccaaaccaGTCTcaaaagaatacatactgtatgattccatttatatgaaattctaatcACTAATTATCTAAAAACTAATGTCTAGTGTTAGTTGGAGCAGAGAGTAACTGTAGAGAGACATGGGGTAAGTTTCTGAGGTGATATAAATGTTCTCTATCTATCTTGAGTAGGTGATGTTTACACAGCTGCATACATTTACCAAAACTCATTGAACTGTACAGTTgcaatgtatacattttattgtatgcaaattttaatacctcaataaagttgatatgaaaaaaaatcttaacgtGCTACTATATGACCTAACAACTGTAGTCATAGGcatcacaaagaaatgaaaacttactttcacacaaaaacctgtatgtgaatgttcccagcaactttatttttaatagtcaaaAAATACAATCAGCTCAGGTATCTTTCAACAGATGAAcagttaaacaaactgtggtatgtcTGTATCATGGAATATTAGTAACAAAAAGAAACTATTAATACACAAAACAACTTGGATAAACCTCTGGGGAATTATGCTGAGCAAAAGCCAATCCAAAAAGAGTATGTTTATATAACATTTAcctaacatttttgaaatgacagaattttagaaataagGGGGCAGATTAGTGAGGCAGTTGTGGATTGGTGGGAGGGAGATGTGTTATAAAAGGGCAATATGAGGGACCCTTGTGATGTAATCATTCAGTATCCTGACGGTAGTGATGGGTAAATGAACCTATAAAAGTGATTAAATTGTATAGGATTtaatacataaacacacatgcacatacacacacaaccaaGTACaaataaaactggggaaatctGATTAAGATTGTTGGGTTGTACCAATGTCAATATCCTGATCCTCATATTACACAACAGTTTTACAAAATGTGACCATTGGGGAAAACTGGGCTAAGTGCATAAGGGATcttctctctgtattattttttataattatagaaATGTATAATTATCTGAATTActtttaagtgggaaaaaaaattctcaagaaaaaataaagctctCCTAAAGATGACCCAAAGCTCAGGAGCCATAAAAAACTGACATGttcaattatataaatataaatgcatggCAACAAACATAATAAAGTTGAAGGACAAAAGACAAACCAGCaaaaatatacacaatatatatgAAAGGactaatttcacttatatattaaaaaatacctaCAAATCAATAAGTATCCATCCACCCAGAAGAAAAACTGCAAAGTATgacagtcaagaaaaagaaactcaaagggttcttaaaataatgaaatgatccctattttcattcataataaaaatgcaaataaaaacaaggtACTATTTATTCCACACTtgacaataatgaaaaagttttataCATACTGTGCTTGAAAATTTTATGGAGAAATAGTCATTTCATATGTTGTTGGAGTAGggggaatataaattagagatCTCTATAACAGGC of Manis javanica isolate MJ-LG chromosome 4, MJ_LKY, whole genome shotgun sequence contains these proteins:
- the TAF12 gene encoding transcription initiation factor TFIID subunit 12 isoform X1; its protein translation is MAASHFTGLTAVADVIKDLDTQIALIGLGPHSSKKKQDLDKLYELKSKARQIMNQFGPSALINLSNFSSIKPEPASTPPQGSMANSTTVVKIPGTPGTGGRLSPENNQVLTKKKLQDLVREVDPNEQLDEDVEEMLLQIADDFIESVVTAACQLARHRKSSTLEVKDVQLHLERQWNMWIPGFGSEEIRPYKKACTTEAHKQRMALIRKTTKK
- the TAF12 gene encoding transcription initiation factor TFIID subunit 12 isoform X2, giving the protein MNQFGPSALINLSNFSSIKPEPASTPPQGSMANSTTVVKIPGTPGTGGRLSPENNQVLTKKKLQDLVREVDPNEQLDEDVEEMLLQIADDFIESVVTAACQLARHRKSSTLEVKDVQLHLERQWNMWIPGFGSEEIRPYKKACTTEAHKQRMALIRKTTKK